From a region of the Anomalospiza imberbis isolate Cuckoo-Finch-1a 21T00152 chromosome 3, ASM3175350v1, whole genome shotgun sequence genome:
- the B3GAT2 gene encoding galactosylgalactosylxylosylprotein 3-beta-glucuronosyltransferase 2 isoform X2, producing the protein MRTTRKVSVWPVGLVGGRRYERPVVENGKVVGWYTGWRADRPFAIDMAGFAVSLQVILSHPKAVFKRRGSQPGMQESDFLKQITTVEELEPKANNCTKVLVWHTRTEKVNLANEPKYHLDTVNIEV; encoded by the exons ATGCGGACGACGCGCAAGGTGTCCGTGTGGCCCGTGGGGCTGGTGGGAGGCCGGCGCTACGAGCGCCCGGTCGTGGAGAATGGCAAAGTCGTCGGCTGGTACACGGGCTGGAGAGCTGACAGGCCCTTTGCTATTGACATGGCAG GATTTGCTGTGAGTCTTCAAGTGATCCTGTCGCATCCCAAAGCCGTATTCAAGCGTCGTGGTTCTCAACCAGGAATGCAAGAATCTGATTTTCTGAAACAGATAACAACAGTGGAGGAACTGGAGCCAAAAGCAAACAACTGCACAAAG GTTCTTGTATGGCACACCCGAACAGAGAAAGTGAATCTAGCTAACGAGCCAAAGTACCACCTGGACACAGTCAACATTGAGGTATGA